A single window of Nocardioides baekrokdamisoli DNA harbors:
- a CDS encoding DUF2469 domain-containing protein encodes MSAEDLEKYETEMELTLYREYRDVVGIFKYVVETDRRFYLCNQVDVKARTESGDVFFEVTMNDAWVWDMYRPARFAKAVKVLTFKDVNVETLAPTDLNPAID; translated from the coding sequence ATGAGTGCCGAGGACCTCGAGAAGTACGAGACCGAGATGGAGCTCACGCTCTACCGCGAGTACCGCGACGTTGTCGGCATCTTCAAATATGTGGTCGAGACCGATCGCCGCTTCTACCTGTGCAATCAGGTCGACGTGAAGGCGCGTACGGAGTCGGGCGACGTCTTCTTCGAGGTCACCATGAACGACGCCTGGGTGTGGGACATGTACCGCCCCGCGCGCTTCGCCAAGGCGGTCAAGGTGCTGACGTTCAAGGACGTCAACGTGGAGACGTTGGCGCCGACCGACCTCAATCCGGCGATCGACTAG
- the tsf gene encoding translation elongation factor Ts, whose product MAYTAQDVKKLRELTQAGMMDCKKALDEVAGDFEKAVELLRVKGAAKAAARAAERETSAGLVASSGNALISLLAETDFVAKNEAFISAAQAIAEAADANKVGDAEALKAVSLGDKTVGETVDELARTIGEKIELGQVAYFDGTTTVYLHKKAADLPPTLGVLVEFDGDEAAAKQAAQQAAAMKAQFLTSDEVPADVVAKEKDVLTKKTLEEGKPEAAVAKIVEGRIGAFFKEIVLLEQESVFEAKKSVKAVLAAANTTVSKFARFEV is encoded by the coding sequence ATGGCTTACACCGCCCAGGACGTCAAGAAGCTCCGCGAGCTGACCCAGGCCGGAATGATGGACTGCAAGAAGGCGCTCGACGAGGTCGCCGGTGACTTCGAGAAGGCCGTCGAGCTGCTCCGCGTCAAGGGTGCGGCGAAGGCTGCCGCCCGCGCCGCCGAGCGTGAGACCTCGGCCGGTCTGGTCGCCAGCTCGGGCAACGCCCTCATCAGCCTGCTGGCCGAGACCGACTTCGTCGCCAAGAACGAGGCGTTCATCAGCGCTGCCCAGGCCATCGCCGAGGCGGCCGACGCCAACAAGGTCGGCGACGCTGAGGCCCTCAAGGCTGTCTCGCTCGGCGACAAGACCGTCGGCGAGACCGTCGACGAGCTGGCTCGCACCATCGGCGAGAAGATCGAGCTCGGTCAGGTCGCGTACTTCGACGGCACCACGACCGTCTACCTCCACAAGAAGGCGGCCGACCTGCCGCCGACGCTCGGCGTACTCGTCGAGTTCGACGGTGACGAGGCCGCGGCCAAGCAGGCTGCCCAGCAGGCTGCCGCGATGAAGGCCCAGTTCCTCACCAGCGACGAGGTTCCGGCCGACGTCGTCGCCAAGGAGAAGGACGTCCTCACCAAGAAGACGCTCGAGGAGGGCAAGCCGGAGGCTGCCGTCGCCAAGATCGTCGAGGGTCGCATCGGTGCGTTCTTCAAGGAGATCGTCCTGCTGGAGCAGGAGTCGGTCTTCGAGGCGAAGAAGTCGGTCAAGGCCGTACTCGCCGCTGCGAACACGACTGTGAGCAAGTTCGCCCGCTTCGAGGTCTGA
- a CDS encoding M23 family metallopeptidase has product MRRTSHGLRIRLLPRAIAGSAVAGALALSGVPGSASAAAAAGEEPVPAAVWPVDPHPVVAPFDPPGCAYCAGHRGVDLGALPLQAVRAATSGTVTFAGELAGRGVVVIDNGARRVTYEPVAAEIETGTKVSAGDVVGVMELGGSHCYPDACLHLGLIDDASDDYLDPLTLFASASDVRLLPLWAGEEFGLEVDLTRLFHSP; this is encoded by the coding sequence ATGCGAAGGACGTCACACGGCCTCAGGATCCGGCTCCTCCCCCGTGCCATCGCCGGCTCTGCCGTTGCCGGCGCGCTGGCTCTGTCTGGAGTCCCCGGCAGCGCGTCGGCCGCGGCAGCCGCGGGCGAGGAGCCGGTTCCTGCGGCCGTATGGCCGGTCGATCCCCACCCGGTGGTCGCCCCGTTTGATCCACCCGGATGTGCGTACTGCGCGGGACACCGTGGCGTCGATCTCGGAGCGCTTCCCCTGCAGGCCGTCCGTGCCGCCACCTCAGGAACGGTGACATTTGCGGGCGAGCTCGCGGGACGCGGCGTCGTCGTCATCGACAACGGCGCCCGTCGCGTCACGTACGAGCCTGTGGCGGCCGAGATTGAGACAGGGACGAAGGTGTCTGCGGGTGATGTCGTCGGGGTGATGGAGCTAGGAGGTTCGCACTGCTATCCCGACGCCTGCCTGCACCTGGGGCTGATTGATGACGCCAGCGACGACTATCTCGATCCGTTGACGCTGTTCGCCAGCGCGAGCGACGTCCGTCTCCTGCCGTTGTGGGCTGGCGAGGAGTTCGGTCTGGAGGTCGATCTGACCCGACTGTTCCATTCCCCATGA
- a CDS encoding pilus assembly protein TadG-related protein: protein MGWLRGRTWQQRERGATAVIVALTITFVAIPTAALSIDLGVQRIARKDAQTVADTAALDAARALATNSGLTNSAATTVAQNSSARSTVIAGSSAAGTTVTAVVGTVGSTFVSDHNLGCGSSSSNSYFTAGGSSPNAVLVVVRATVDRFFAQAVGAGSGSVCRSAIAKALPANQCYSVGSFALGVDTNNSIIGPLLSKLGISAAATALSSAGIVNTSVSLTAIATQLGVGTPSALLTQSTTIGQFVAAAITVMTQNGNTASVTALQALQANIGALASQPLQIGRLVNLGTGFGSAADANVNLGTLLDGSLILANGSNALRIPGLDINVPGIGAIQASATVITPPVQGCNGANATSSQVSIELAAQPSGSLGSVLLGGYATKLDVIVTLANATASSDTTAACSPSTMKINVTNQTLANIRIKAHVSNVLGLIQGDVDTGAPGAGTTGSYTLQLPANYTTALQTSSGTLGIDLTNAQTQLTLLGLVSINLGNLLAPLTNQLNTLLSGTLATVLGAAGTTYAGASLLAIPTASCGGSSLAE, encoded by the coding sequence ATGGGCTGGCTGCGGGGCCGGACCTGGCAGCAGCGGGAGCGCGGTGCGACTGCCGTCATCGTTGCGCTCACGATCACGTTCGTGGCGATCCCCACGGCCGCGCTGTCGATCGATCTCGGCGTGCAGCGGATTGCTCGCAAGGATGCCCAGACGGTGGCCGACACGGCCGCTCTCGACGCCGCGCGGGCGCTGGCAACGAACAGTGGGCTGACCAACTCGGCGGCGACGACCGTCGCCCAGAACTCCTCAGCCCGGAGCACCGTGATCGCAGGCTCCTCGGCGGCCGGGACCACCGTGACGGCTGTCGTCGGCACCGTGGGTTCCACCTTCGTCTCCGACCACAACCTGGGCTGCGGGTCGAGCTCCTCGAACTCCTATTTCACCGCTGGCGGTTCGTCCCCGAACGCCGTTCTGGTAGTCGTACGCGCCACCGTCGACCGCTTCTTCGCCCAGGCGGTCGGGGCCGGTTCCGGCTCGGTGTGCCGGTCGGCCATCGCGAAGGCTCTACCTGCCAACCAGTGCTACTCGGTGGGGTCGTTCGCCCTCGGCGTCGACACCAACAACTCGATCATCGGCCCGTTGCTCTCCAAGCTCGGGATCAGTGCCGCCGCGACCGCGTTGTCGTCTGCCGGGATCGTGAACACCAGCGTGTCGCTCACTGCGATCGCGACCCAGTTGGGGGTGGGCACGCCTTCAGCGTTGCTGACGCAGAGCACGACCATCGGCCAGTTCGTGGCGGCAGCGATCACGGTCATGACCCAGAACGGCAACACCGCCAGCGTCACTGCGCTGCAGGCACTCCAGGCCAACATCGGCGCGCTGGCCAGTCAGCCGCTGCAGATCGGCAGGCTGGTCAACCTCGGCACCGGTTTCGGCAGCGCCGCTGACGCGAACGTCAACCTCGGGACGTTGCTGGACGGGTCGCTGATCCTCGCCAATGGCAGCAATGCGCTCAGGATCCCGGGTCTGGACATCAACGTGCCGGGCATCGGCGCCATCCAGGCGTCCGCCACGGTGATCACTCCGCCGGTGCAGGGGTGCAACGGGGCGAACGCGACGTCCTCCCAGGTGTCCATCGAGCTTGCCGCGCAGCCCAGCGGATCCCTGGGCAGCGTGCTCCTCGGCGGGTACGCGACCAAACTCGACGTGATCGTCACCTTGGCGAACGCCACGGCGTCCAGCGACACGACCGCGGCCTGTTCGCCGTCGACGATGAAGATCAACGTCACGAACCAGACGCTCGCGAACATCAGGATCAAGGCTCACGTCTCCAACGTGCTCGGCCTGATCCAGGGGGATGTCGACACCGGTGCGCCGGGCGCCGGAACGACAGGTTCCTACACCCTCCAGTTGCCAGCGAACTACACCACGGCTTTGCAGACGTCCTCGGGCACGCTCGGGATCGACCTGACCAACGCGCAGACGCAGTTGACTCTGCTGGGCCTGGTCAGCATCAACCTGGGGAACCTGCTGGCGCCGCTCACCAATCAACTCAACACCCTGCTCAGCGGCACCTTGGCGACCGTCCTCGGCGCTGCGGGCACGACGTACGCGGGTGCCAGTCTGCTCGCCATCCCGACGGCCTCATGTGGAGGATCCTCCCTGGCCGAATAG
- a CDS encoding TadE/TadG family type IV pilus assembly protein, translated as MAAVEFALLLIPLLVIIWGMISYGIMFTYRQALSQAAGEGARAAVAAPSTSTWTAASAAVNNALGSYSQACGTSSGTQSTSYLTCTVSAAATCANDASHTCVTVTLTYPYRTNPLIPNIPGLGIIVPSTLTFVSTVEVS; from the coding sequence GTGGCTGCTGTCGAGTTCGCGCTGCTGCTCATCCCGCTGCTCGTCATCATCTGGGGGATGATCAGCTACGGCATCATGTTCACCTATCGGCAGGCGCTGTCGCAGGCCGCCGGCGAGGGCGCCCGGGCTGCGGTTGCCGCACCCTCGACCTCGACCTGGACAGCTGCGTCGGCGGCGGTCAACAACGCGCTGGGGTCCTACAGCCAGGCGTGCGGCACCAGCAGTGGCACCCAGAGCACCTCGTACCTCACCTGCACCGTCTCGGCGGCGGCCACCTGCGCCAATGACGCGAGCCACACCTGCGTCACGGTGACCCTGACGTATCCGTACCGGACGAACCCGCTGATCCCGAACATCCCCGGTCTGGGCATCATCGTGCCGTCCACACTCACATTCGTCTCGACGGTCGAGGTCAGTTGA
- the rpsB gene encoding 30S ribosomal protein S2 produces the protein MAVVTMRQLLESGVHFGHQTRRWNPKMKRFIVTERNGIYIIDLQQSLAYIDRSYAFVKETVAKGGTILFVGTKKQAQEAIAEQATRVGMPYVNQRWLGGMLTNFSTMHQRINRLKELEEMDLEGGGAAVNRTKKELLMMKREKIKLEKTLGGLRDMTKVPAAIWIVDTNKEHLAVEEARKLRIPIIGILDSNCDPDAVDYAIPGNDDAIRAVGLLTRVIADAAAEGLVARSGGKAADVEPLAEWEKELLTPAADAPAAEATEAPAAEATEAPAAEAIEAPVETPAVEAEAQA, from the coding sequence ATGGCAGTTGTGACCATGCGCCAGCTCCTCGAGAGCGGCGTCCACTTCGGACACCAGACCCGTCGCTGGAACCCGAAGATGAAGCGCTTCATCGTCACCGAGCGCAACGGCATCTACATCATCGACCTGCAGCAGTCGCTGGCGTACATCGACCGCTCGTACGCCTTCGTCAAGGAGACCGTCGCCAAGGGCGGCACGATCCTGTTCGTCGGCACCAAGAAGCAGGCCCAGGAGGCCATCGCTGAGCAGGCGACCCGCGTCGGCATGCCGTACGTGAACCAGCGCTGGCTCGGTGGCATGCTCACCAACTTCTCGACGATGCACCAGCGGATCAACCGCCTCAAGGAGCTCGAGGAGATGGACCTTGAGGGCGGTGGCGCGGCGGTGAACCGCACCAAGAAGGAACTTCTCATGATGAAGCGCGAGAAGATCAAGCTCGAGAAGACTCTCGGCGGTCTGCGCGACATGACGAAGGTTCCGGCGGCCATCTGGATCGTCGACACCAACAAGGAGCACCTCGCCGTCGAAGAGGCGCGCAAGCTCCGCATCCCGATCATCGGCATCCTCGACAGCAACTGCGACCCGGACGCCGTCGACTACGCGATCCCGGGCAACGACGACGCGATCCGCGCCGTCGGTCTACTCACCCGCGTGATCGCCGACGCCGCTGCCGAGGGCCTCGTCGCCCGCAGCGGTGGCAAGGCTGCCGATGTCGAGCCGCTGGCGGAGTGGGAGAAGGAACTCCTCACCCCGGCCGCTGACGCTCCGGCCGCTGAGGCCACCGAGGCTCCGGCTGCTGAGGCGACTGAGGCTCCGGCCGCCGAGGCAATCGAGGCTCCGGTGGAGACCCCGGCCGTCGAGGCCGAGGCTCAGGCCTGA
- a CDS encoding ribonuclease HII, producing MTAPTLRYERELLRTGATLLGCVDEVGRGALSGPVTLGVVVLSAATKSAPQGVRDSKLLSAPMRERLAPKIRRWALDHAVGHASAEEIDEYGLMAAMRIAGRRALSQLTHLPDLLLLDGNHDYLSPPVQEALFGDPDIDLVPPVVTRIKADMRCSGVAAASVLAKTTRDAIMLELDTEHPEFCWADNKGYSAPAHMDALVRLGPTRHHRRSWSLPGLESLGSTP from the coding sequence GTGACTGCCCCCACGCTGCGCTACGAACGCGAACTTCTGCGCACCGGCGCGACGCTGCTCGGTTGCGTCGACGAGGTCGGACGCGGAGCGCTGTCGGGTCCGGTCACGCTCGGCGTGGTCGTTCTCTCCGCGGCGACGAAGTCGGCGCCCCAGGGCGTACGCGACTCGAAACTGTTGTCTGCGCCGATGCGCGAGCGGCTCGCACCGAAGATCCGACGGTGGGCCTTGGACCATGCGGTCGGACACGCCTCGGCCGAGGAGATCGACGAGTACGGGTTGATGGCGGCGATGCGGATCGCTGGTCGGCGCGCGTTGTCGCAGCTCACGCACCTGCCAGACCTGTTGTTGCTGGACGGCAACCACGACTACCTCAGCCCGCCCGTGCAGGAGGCGCTCTTCGGCGATCCTGACATCGACCTCGTGCCCCCGGTGGTGACGCGGATCAAGGCCGACATGCGGTGTTCCGGTGTCGCTGCCGCGAGTGTGCTGGCCAAGACGACTCGCGACGCGATCATGCTCGAACTCGACACCGAGCACCCGGAGTTCTGCTGGGCGGACAACAAGGGCTACTCGGCGCCGGCGCACATGGACGCGCTCGTCCGGCTGGGTCCGACGCGACATCACCGTCGCTCCTGGTCTCTTCCGGGGCTGGAGTCACTAGGCTCCACTCCATGA
- a CDS encoding YraN family protein, with amino-acid sequence MVGLRNQAVGAYGERVAARYLADLGMSVLERNWRCSEGELDLVMRDGDVLVACEVKTRSTETYGSPHEAVAADKLDRLQRLAVRWAAERLGNPPPAIRIDLVAVLARGHGAAQVEHVRGLL; translated from the coding sequence ATGGTGGGGCTACGCAATCAGGCGGTAGGAGCCTATGGCGAGCGGGTGGCGGCGAGGTATCTCGCCGACCTCGGGATGTCTGTGCTCGAGCGCAACTGGCGGTGCTCCGAGGGCGAACTCGACCTGGTGATGCGCGACGGCGACGTCCTGGTCGCCTGCGAGGTGAAGACCCGGTCCACGGAGACGTACGGCTCACCGCATGAGGCGGTCGCGGCCGACAAGCTCGATCGGCTCCAGCGCCTCGCGGTCCGATGGGCTGCTGAGCGTCTGGGCAACCCGCCGCCTGCGATCAGGATCGATCTGGTGGCTGTGCTCGCACGTGGCCACGGAGCCGCCCAGGTCGAGCACGTACGAGGACTTCTCTGA
- the rplS gene encoding 50S ribosomal protein L19, protein MTNIVAEIGNAAKRTDVPAFRAGDTIKVHVKVIEGSRSRVQVFQGVVIRISGSGVGRTFTVRKVSFGVGVERTFPLHSPIFEQIEVVTRGDVRRAKLYYLRNLRGKKAKIKERRED, encoded by the coding sequence ATGACGAACATCGTCGCCGAAATCGGCAACGCTGCGAAGCGCACCGACGTCCCGGCCTTCCGTGCCGGTGACACCATCAAGGTCCACGTCAAGGTCATCGAAGGTTCGCGCTCGCGTGTCCAGGTCTTCCAGGGCGTCGTGATCCGGATCTCGGGTTCGGGCGTCGGTCGTACCTTCACCGTCCGCAAGGTCTCGTTCGGCGTCGGCGTGGAGCGTACGTTCCCGCTGCACAGCCCGATCTTCGAGCAGATCGAGGTCGTCACCCGTGGTGACGTCCGTCGCGCGAAGCTCTACTACCTGCGCAACCTGCGCGGCAAGAAGGCCAAAATTAAGGAGCGGCGAGAGGACTGA
- the dprA gene encoding DNA-processing protein DprA, with translation MSPDRLARVALSKVFEPGDLRLPALLAHYGAADIVSRLVAGNDPRLHEASADVGSRLASVNAAADLERAAQAGIRFVTPEDDEWPAGLDDLDHIEPVQEMVGAPVGLWVRGPARLGRLTQSVAVVGARDATTYGCNVAAQIAGELVVADRPVVSGAAFGIDRAAHLGALSMRGTTVAVLACGVDVAYPVAHGSMLDDIARTGAVVSELPPGQTVKRQRFLSRNRLIAAFSEGVVVVEAAIRSGALNTATWADRLSRPVMAVPGPITSAQSQGAHELIRRGGLLVTRGAEVLEASAPMGSHAVADRRAEVLPRDRLTRRAKQVIDALEVDRAMTLEEVSAAAAVSPLDVAAVLQRAEVRGLVAQDCGRWVLTSLALRT, from the coding sequence GTGAGCCCGGATCGCCTGGCCCGTGTCGCGTTGTCGAAGGTGTTCGAGCCCGGCGATCTCCGGCTACCCGCTCTGCTGGCTCACTACGGGGCCGCCGACATCGTGTCGCGCCTGGTTGCCGGGAACGACCCCAGGCTGCACGAGGCTTCCGCGGATGTCGGGAGCCGCCTGGCGTCCGTGAACGCGGCCGCCGACCTGGAACGCGCGGCACAGGCTGGCATCCGGTTCGTCACTCCGGAGGACGATGAGTGGCCCGCTGGGCTGGACGATCTCGACCACATCGAGCCTGTTCAGGAGATGGTGGGCGCTCCAGTCGGACTGTGGGTCCGGGGACCGGCTCGCCTCGGCCGACTGACGCAGTCGGTGGCTGTCGTCGGTGCCCGAGATGCCACCACGTACGGCTGCAACGTGGCAGCGCAGATCGCCGGCGAGTTGGTCGTCGCGGACCGGCCGGTCGTTTCTGGTGCCGCATTCGGCATCGATCGGGCTGCTCATCTCGGTGCGCTCTCGATGCGCGGGACGACCGTGGCGGTGCTGGCATGCGGAGTCGACGTGGCCTATCCGGTCGCCCACGGAAGCATGCTCGACGACATCGCCCGGACGGGTGCCGTCGTGTCCGAACTGCCCCCCGGTCAGACCGTGAAACGCCAACGTTTCCTGTCCCGCAACCGACTCATCGCGGCTTTCTCCGAAGGAGTGGTCGTGGTCGAGGCCGCGATTCGCAGCGGGGCGCTCAACACCGCGACCTGGGCCGATCGGCTGAGCCGACCCGTGATGGCAGTGCCCGGGCCGATCACCTCTGCGCAGTCGCAAGGGGCTCATGAACTGATCAGGCGAGGCGGCCTGCTCGTCACGCGTGGCGCGGAGGTGCTTGAGGCCTCCGCACCGATGGGAAGTCACGCGGTCGCCGACCGGAGGGCGGAGGTGCTGCCGCGCGATCGACTGACCCGCCGTGCGAAGCAGGTGATCGACGCGCTCGAGGTGGACCGGGCCATGACCCTGGAGGAGGTATCGGCCGCAGCTGCGGTCTCGCCGTTGGATGTCGCTGCGGTCCTCCAGCGTGCCGAGGTACGCGGCCTCGTGGCCCAAGACTGTGGCCGTTGGGTGCTCACCTCGCTGGCGCTCCGGACGTAG
- a CDS encoding YifB family Mg chelatase-like AAA ATPase, with translation MAYGLAHTVSLRGAVGHLIDVQADVSPGQVGLTIVGRVDSAVSEGRDRVRMAIINSGIEWPATKRMTVLFSPADLPKTGTHHDLALACSILAANQYLPDAELDDLLLIGELALDGGVRAVAGALPMVLAAAQRGITRVMLPETQVAEASLLPGIDVIGVRSLAQVVAMLRGEEVPWAPPVPQSSGGTLLSWRGEDRLDEVDMSDLIGLREAKYAAEVAAAGGHHLGFSGPKGCGKTSLAERIPSILPDLDPEVSVELTALQSLAGLLDPARGLTLRPPYSAPHHDCSKPSLVGGGTGRVRPGLLSLTHGGVILLDEFPLFRTDVIDALRQPLESGEVTVARGDESVTLPARSIVVMASNPCPCGNKGLANGDCRCRSTELRDYERRIRGPLLDRVDITVRLNPAMVADAALAPLETSAEIRQRVEAARQRQSERYRGFDWRLNAHVPGVMLRKRWPLPYEAQREIDQAIMGSHLSRRGGVRVHRLAWTVADLAEVDQPGLQEVQVALRLRRGDSLPEHALSRRAG, from the coding sequence ATGGCGTACGGACTGGCCCACACCGTGTCGCTGCGCGGCGCCGTCGGGCACCTCATCGACGTCCAGGCTGATGTCTCGCCCGGGCAGGTGGGCCTCACGATCGTGGGACGCGTCGACTCTGCGGTGTCGGAGGGCCGGGATCGCGTACGGATGGCGATCATCAACAGCGGCATCGAATGGCCCGCGACGAAGCGGATGACCGTGCTGTTCTCTCCGGCGGACCTGCCCAAGACGGGCACCCACCACGATCTCGCCCTTGCCTGCTCGATCCTGGCCGCCAACCAATACCTGCCAGATGCCGAGTTGGACGACCTCCTCCTGATCGGGGAACTGGCGCTCGACGGCGGCGTACGCGCTGTCGCCGGCGCGCTCCCGATGGTGTTGGCGGCGGCGCAGCGAGGGATCACCCGGGTGATGCTGCCCGAGACCCAGGTGGCGGAGGCGTCCCTGTTGCCGGGGATCGACGTCATCGGTGTGCGCTCGCTGGCTCAGGTCGTCGCCATGCTCCGCGGCGAGGAGGTGCCATGGGCGCCACCGGTCCCGCAGTCGTCCGGCGGGACCCTGCTCTCATGGCGGGGGGAGGACCGGCTCGACGAGGTCGACATGTCGGACCTGATCGGCCTGCGTGAGGCCAAGTACGCCGCGGAGGTGGCTGCCGCCGGAGGCCATCACCTCGGATTCTCGGGACCTAAGGGATGCGGCAAGACGTCCCTGGCGGAACGGATCCCGTCCATCCTTCCTGATCTCGATCCGGAGGTGTCCGTCGAACTGACAGCCCTGCAGTCTCTTGCCGGGCTCCTCGATCCGGCCCGTGGATTGACGCTGCGCCCTCCGTATTCGGCGCCTCATCACGACTGCTCGAAGCCGAGTCTCGTCGGAGGAGGGACCGGTCGTGTCCGTCCCGGTCTGCTGTCCCTCACCCACGGCGGCGTCATCCTCCTCGACGAGTTCCCCTTGTTCCGCACGGATGTGATCGATGCGCTCCGGCAACCGTTGGAGAGCGGTGAAGTGACCGTTGCCCGCGGGGATGAGTCCGTGACCCTTCCGGCCCGGAGCATCGTCGTGATGGCATCCAATCCGTGCCCGTGCGGCAACAAGGGCCTGGCGAACGGTGACTGCCGGTGCCGTTCTACCGAGCTGCGTGACTACGAACGCCGGATCCGCGGACCCCTCCTCGACCGCGTGGACATCACGGTGAGGCTCAATCCGGCGATGGTCGCCGATGCTGCGCTCGCGCCGCTGGAGACGAGCGCGGAGATTCGTCAGCGGGTGGAGGCCGCGCGGCAACGCCAGTCTGAGCGATACCGCGGTTTCGACTGGCGACTCAACGCGCACGTACCAGGGGTGATGTTGCGGAAGAGGTGGCCGCTCCCGTACGAGGCCCAGCGCGAGATCGATCAAGCGATCATGGGCAGCCACCTGAGCCGACGCGGCGGCGTCCGGGTGCATCGGCTGGCGTGGACGGTTGCGGACCTCGCCGAGGTCGATCAGCCGGGGCTGCAGGAGGTTCAGGTCGCCCTGCGCCTGCGTCGTGGTGACTCCCTGCCGGAGCATGCGCTGTCGAGGAGGGCAGGGTGA
- the lepB gene encoding signal peptidase I: MSFRRRLSARQEILLVVAAAVVVFALVQTFFAQQFYVPSGSMEPTLHVNDRILVDKTSTWSGSPIRGDVVVFSDPGGWDDRAANPGGINGVLSAIGLYPSDNHIVKRVIGIAGDTITCCNPQGQLSVNGHALDEHTYAVPGVWDGKTCYGPMIPNCRWSAGPVPPGYLFVMGDNRAHSADSTVHLCTAAETDCHDVPWVPVDNVVGRVFAIIWPVGRWTWLSRPAAFGEIS; this comes from the coding sequence GTGTCTTTCCGACGACGGCTGTCTGCCCGCCAGGAGATCCTCCTGGTCGTGGCGGCAGCCGTCGTCGTGTTTGCGCTGGTGCAGACGTTCTTCGCGCAGCAGTTCTACGTGCCGTCCGGATCGATGGAGCCGACACTGCACGTCAATGACCGGATCCTCGTGGACAAGACCTCCACCTGGTCGGGGTCACCCATACGCGGGGATGTCGTGGTCTTCTCTGATCCCGGTGGCTGGGATGACCGCGCGGCCAACCCCGGTGGCATCAACGGTGTCCTCTCCGCCATCGGTCTCTACCCGTCCGACAACCACATCGTGAAGCGGGTCATCGGCATCGCCGGCGACACGATCACCTGCTGCAACCCCCAGGGCCAGCTCAGCGTTAACGGTCACGCGCTCGACGAGCACACGTACGCGGTGCCGGGCGTCTGGGACGGCAAGACCTGCTACGGGCCGATGATCCCCAATTGCCGGTGGTCGGCCGGACCTGTGCCGCCCGGATACCTCTTCGTCATGGGGGACAACCGGGCTCATTCGGCTGACTCCACGGTGCATCTGTGCACGGCAGCGGAGACCGACTGCCACGACGTGCCCTGGGTGCCGGTGGACAACGTGGTCGGCCGGGTCTTCGCGATCATCTGGCCGGTCGGCCGCTGGACTTGGCTGTCACGACCTGCCGCCTTCGGGGAGATCTCGTGA
- a CDS encoding tyrosine recombinase XerC: protein MTDEAGLLPEAFARLLGDYERHLTFERNMSDHSVRAYIGDVASLFEHATRFGATDPSDIDLRLLRSWLAKQQTMGRARTTIARRSTAARTFTGWLHRTGRVATDPGALLASPKAHRVLPPVLRADEAEAMVAAVELDPDTDDAATLRDAAILEILYATGIRVSELVGLDLRAIDMGRRTLRVLGKGGKERTVPFGGPASKALDRWLERGRPTFRSPDAPTLAVFLGSRGNRIDPRVVRRVVNDRTAAVPGAPRLSPHGLRHTAATHLLEGGADLRSVQELLGHSSLSTTQLYTHISSDRLRQAYKQAHPRA from the coding sequence GTGACTGATGAGGCAGGTCTGCTTCCTGAGGCGTTCGCGCGCCTTCTGGGAGACTATGAACGCCATCTGACGTTCGAGCGCAACATGTCCGACCACAGTGTGCGGGCATACATCGGGGACGTCGCCAGCCTCTTCGAGCACGCGACCCGCTTCGGCGCCACCGACCCGTCGGACATTGATCTGCGGCTGCTGCGGAGTTGGCTGGCCAAGCAACAGACGATGGGACGGGCGCGTACGACCATCGCTCGACGATCGACGGCTGCGCGGACCTTCACCGGCTGGCTCCATCGGACCGGGCGCGTCGCGACCGATCCGGGCGCGTTGCTTGCCTCGCCGAAGGCTCATCGGGTCCTGCCCCCGGTCCTGCGAGCGGACGAAGCAGAGGCGATGGTCGCGGCCGTGGAGCTCGATCCGGACACCGATGATGCGGCAACGCTCAGGGACGCGGCGATCCTCGAGATTCTCTACGCGACTGGCATCCGCGTCAGCGAACTCGTCGGGCTCGACCTGAGAGCGATCGACATGGGTCGCCGGACCCTGCGGGTCCTCGGCAAGGGCGGCAAGGAGCGTACGGTCCCGTTCGGCGGTCCTGCCTCCAAAGCTCTGGACCGGTGGCTCGAGCGTGGTCGGCCGACGTTCCGGAGCCCAGATGCGCCGACGTTGGCTGTGTTCCTGGGGTCTCGCGGCAACCGGATCGACCCTCGGGTCGTACGCCGGGTGGTCAACGATCGGACGGCAGCCGTTCCGGGCGCCCCTCGGCTGAGCCCCCACGGTCTTCGGCACACGGCGGCCACGCACCTGTTGGAGGGCGGGGCCGATCTCAGATCGGTCCAGGAGCTGCTCGGGCACTCTTCGCTCTCCACCACCCAGCTCTACACGCACATCAGTTCTGACCGACTACGGCAGGCTTACAAGCAGGCTCACCCGCGCGCATAG